A genomic stretch from Drosophila biarmipes strain raj3 unplaced genomic scaffold, RU_DBia_V1.1 ptg000005l, whole genome shotgun sequence includes:
- the LOC127011673 gene encoding uncharacterized protein LOC127011673: MAINKSQKVGQRRSSPVKTSVSHGGSRQPDGIYFWEGSAGAGEANQLSVASKTQNPRVCDYQMEYSFVFEESSCEGNMSMAAYDNGFESLWQQVGEELRREREMNELGQLFQKNLSLSPPAFADQWRF; this comes from the exons ATGGCCATAAACAAATCCCAAAAGGTTGGCCAGCGAAGATCATCGCCGGTGAAAACTTCGGTATCGCACGGAGGAAGCCGGCAGCCTGACGGAATATATTTCTGGGAAGGATCAGCTGGCGCTGGGGAAG CGAATCAGTTAAGCGTGGCTTCGAAGACCCAAAACCCCAGAGTGTGCGACTACCAGATGGAATACTCCTTTGTGTTTGAAGAGAGCTCCTGCGAGGGCAACATGTCGATGGCAGCCTATGATAATGGATTTGAGTCCCTGTGGCAACAAGTGGGCGAGGAACTGCGGAGGGAGCGGGAAATGAACGAGCTTGGCCAGCTTTTCCAGAAAAACCTGAGCCTGAGTCCGCCCGCCTTCGCGGACCAATGGAGATTCTGA